The genomic stretch CTTCCGTCTTTGTTCATAATTCCTGCTACGGCTTGGTCGGGAATGGTAGCTGGCAAGACAGTAAGCTACAGGACTTTGCTCATAATAGGAACATTGCTCTTTGCTCTGGCTGGAGCTGCCCCTGTAATGATGAACGACTTTACGGTGATTTTGGTTGCAAGAGCGCTTTTCGGAATAGGGCTAGGAATTATAAGTCCTCTTGGAACTGCATTGATTTTAAGATTGTTTGAAGGGCAACAGCGGGCTAACATGTTGGGACTTTCCGGCGTTGTAATGAACCTCGGTGGCATAGTTCTTCAAATATTAGGCGGTATTCTTTGCACTATTAGTTGGAGATATGCTTTCCTTCCGCATCTTTTAGGTCTTTTAACGCTCTTCATGGTTCTCTTTATGTTGCCAGAACCTCCAAAAGTGGAGACTCAAGGAACAGGAGAAAAAGTTGGGATACCTGGAGCAGTGTATTTAATTGCTGCACTGTTTGGCGCAAGTGTGATGTTAAACTATCCCATGCTTGTCAATATGTCTACAATAATAATCACCGGAAATCTTGGCGACGCGGCTGCGGCTGGTTTTGTTCTTTCTATGTTTACAGTAGGAGGCATGATTGGAGGAGCTATTTTCGGCAAATTACACCAATATATCAAGAATCAGGCCATTACTGTAAGTCTACTCTTGATATCGCTTGGAATGGGACTCGTATATTACGCCAATAGCTTGATGATGCTGACGGCAGGTTCCACGCTGGTTGGAATGGGCTTCAGCATATTGATGCCCGCAGTGATGATGATAATAGGAACTATAGTCCACCCGTCGGCTTTTGCCTCGGCCTCAGGGATGCTAATGGCTTTTTTGAACCTGGGAGGCTTTATCTCAACGTACTATATAGCCATGCTTTTGAAAATCAACAGTTATATACGATTCCCGATTTTCGTCGCCATGGTTGTATACCTTATTAGCGCTATAATTTATGCCATTACTGGCGGTAGAAAGCAGAGCGGCGTTTCAGCTCAAGGTTGAAAAATCTCAATGTCCGAAATTAATTAAGAATTACAGCACCTGAAAAAGGTGCTTTTTTTTTAATAAAGGAGAATAAAAATTAAAATCACAATTGACTTATTAGAATAAAGTACAATAAAATAAAGACAAGTATATATTAGTGTATAATGGGGAGGGAAGGTTTATGGTGCAAGAGTCTAAAGACCTAGCTCAAAAGCGGTACGAACGCATAATGGCAGCTATCAACCTAGAAGAACCGGATAAAGTGCCTTTCAGGGGTTTTGGAGGGGATATAATCCCGGAATACTACGGCATATCATACCAGGAGTTTTGTTTTGACTACGACAAAGCGTTAAAGGCTATTGAAAAATTTTTGAAGGACTTTCCTTGTGATTGGTCTTCGGCGGGATTGGCAGGGCTGGACGGAAGAGTATTTAGCATTGCATTTGCAAATTGGCCGGAAGTTACAGTAAATACTACCTTTATAACTGGCCCGATGCACAAAGTTTTAGAAGACAAATATTACCGCTATCCAGGAATGGAGACCAGCGAAAATTCCTCGCCGCAATTCATAGGAGGTACATTCATGGAAGCAGATGAATACGATAAGTTAATCGAAGATCCGGTAAAATTTGTCGCAGAAACAGTATTGCCAAGAGCTTGTAAGAATCTAGAAAGTCCTTCTTCGGCTATGGCTACAATGGTAAAGTTAGGAGAGGAATTTGCAAAATATAATGCTGCAGTCCGGCAGTTGGGGGCTATTGCTGCTTCCATGGGATATCCATCAATCCCTATGGGAGGAGCTTACGCGCCGCTTGATATAATTGGAGATTTTTTAAGAGGAATAGAAAATGTTCTACTCGATATAAGGAGGTATCCGGATAAGGTTAAAAAAGCTGCTGAAGCATTGGTAGAGCCGGTAACGAAGTATGCACTATCCTTTAAAGCCAGAGGTGCTAAACTAGCATTTATCCCGCTTCATCTAAATGAATATTTGTCGCCGAAACTGTACAAAGAATTTTATTGGCCGACGTTGAAAAAGGTCATCTTGAACCTATTAGATGAGGGAATAAAATCGTTTGTATTTTTTGAAGGAAACCATACCCCTCATCTGGAGACTATCTTAGAGCTACCCAAAGGATGGGGTATTGCGTATTTTGAAAAGACGGACGTGGTCAAAGCGAAAGAGGTCTTAAAAGGCCATTCCTGCGTGATGGGAGGGATACCGGCTAACTTAATAATCGGTGGGACTCCGGCGCAGATTGACGAGCATATAAAGACTCTCATGGAAAAGGTAAAACCGGGCGGTGGATTTATACTGTCCACCACTATAGGGACGCTTCCTAGGGAAACCCCTGTTGAAAATATAAAAGCGCTGATAGATGCTATTGAAAAATACGCTTGATGAATACTATTATTAAATTAGATCCTGTTAATACTGCCGCTTTGCGGCAGCTTGTTTTTTAATTTCGCAATGTATGGAGGTAAGTTTTGATGAATGTTTATAAAGTTACAATTCTTCCGGATAACATTCAAATATCCGTTCAAGAAAATTCTACCCTGAAGAAGGTTTTTACTGAAAACGGCATAAAATTTGAATTTCCGTGCGGAGGCATGGGGAAATGCAAAAAGTGCAAGGTAAGGGTGA from Caldanaerovirga acetigignens encodes the following:
- a CDS encoding MFS transporter, which codes for MSNTRFTTVLAVMSVFFIAMGIGTITPALQNIAEAFPHLPFSTILLASTLPSLFIIPATAWSGMVAGKTVSYRTLLIIGTLLFALAGAAPVMMNDFTVILVARALFGIGLGIISPLGTALILRLFEGQQRANMLGLSGVVMNLGGIVLQILGGILCTISWRYAFLPHLLGLLTLFMVLFMLPEPPKVETQGTGEKVGIPGAVYLIAALFGASVMLNYPMLVNMSTIIITGNLGDAAAAGFVLSMFTVGGMIGGAIFGKLHQYIKNQAITVSLLLISLGMGLVYYANSLMMLTAGSTLVGMGFSILMPAVMMIIGTIVHPSAFASASGMLMAFLNLGGFISTYYIAMLLKINSYIRFPIFVAMVVYLISAIIYAITGGRKQSGVSAQG
- a CDS encoding uroporphyrinogen decarboxylase family protein, which codes for MVQESKDLAQKRYERIMAAINLEEPDKVPFRGFGGDIIPEYYGISYQEFCFDYDKALKAIEKFLKDFPCDWSSAGLAGLDGRVFSIAFANWPEVTVNTTFITGPMHKVLEDKYYRYPGMETSENSSPQFIGGTFMEADEYDKLIEDPVKFVAETVLPRACKNLESPSSAMATMVKLGEEFAKYNAAVRQLGAIAASMGYPSIPMGGAYAPLDIIGDFLRGIENVLLDIRRYPDKVKKAAEALVEPVTKYALSFKARGAKLAFIPLHLNEYLSPKLYKEFYWPTLKKVILNLLDEGIKSFVFFEGNHTPHLETILELPKGWGIAYFEKTDVVKAKEVLKGHSCVMGGIPANLIIGGTPAQIDEHIKTLMEKVKPGGGFILSTTIGTLPRETPVENIKALIDAIEKYA